A single genomic interval of Lentimicrobium saccharophilum harbors:
- a CDS encoding histidinol-phosphatase: MNTLHNYHTHTHYSDGSSAPVEYIEEAVRQGFSALGFSEHSVLPFENTFALKPGSEAAYTSEIRKLRETFSDRIEVLLALEADYIPTLSTGFEKLKQSLGLDYIIGSVHLVGNSYPDNLWFIDGPKRETYDEGLKQFYNGDIRKAVTAYWHQINSMLENESFAIIGHLDKIKMHNQGRWFREDEKWYASLVNETLALIAEKEVIVEVNTRGIYKGRSDSLFPGETILRIIHERNIPVTISSDAHQPSEISLLFGQAEEMLKKCGIRSVSRYNHGIWSEVGIV; this comes from the coding sequence ATGAACACCTTACATAACTACCACACCCACACCCATTACTCTGATGGTTCATCAGCGCCGGTTGAGTATATTGAAGAAGCTGTACGGCAGGGATTTTCCGCACTCGGATTTTCGGAGCATTCCGTGCTTCCTTTCGAAAACACTTTTGCGCTGAAGCCGGGTTCTGAAGCTGCTTACACTTCGGAAATCAGGAAACTGCGCGAAACTTTCAGTGACCGGATCGAGGTGCTGCTGGCACTTGAAGCCGATTATATTCCAACGCTCAGCACCGGATTTGAAAAGCTGAAACAATCGCTCGGCCTTGATTACATTATCGGAAGCGTTCACCTGGTAGGGAACAGCTATCCGGATAACCTGTGGTTTATCGACGGGCCAAAGCGTGAAACCTATGATGAAGGGCTTAAACAGTTCTATAACGGCGATATCCGGAAGGCCGTGACCGCTTACTGGCACCAGATCAACAGTATGCTGGAAAATGAATCCTTCGCGATCATCGGACACCTGGATAAAATCAAGATGCACAACCAGGGCCGCTGGTTCAGGGAAGATGAAAAATGGTATGCCAGTCTGGTAAATGAAACCCTGGCGCTGATTGCCGAAAAGGAAGTGATTGTTGAGGTAAATACCCGCGGGATTTACAAAGGCCGCAGCGACAGCCTGTTCCCCGGCGAGACCATTCTGCGCATCATTCATGAAAGAAATATCCCGGTAACCATCAGCAGCGATGCTCACCAACCGTCTGAAATCAGCCTGTTGTTCGGGCAGGCTGAAGAGATGCTTAAAAAATGCGGTATCAGGTCAGTGAGCAGGTATAATCACGGCATATGGTCGGAAGTTGGAATTGTCTGA